A genome region from Acidobacteriota bacterium includes the following:
- a CDS encoding RHS repeat-associated core domain-containing protein, translated as MSLTYGYQAAAGASGAGTTAGNSGQLMSITGTINGAGRGESYTYDDLGRLASASGFYAQRNYSYDRWGNRTGVSGGSTQNIVLQQQPGAPAGVPNNRITSVNGVGYAYDSSGNLNSDGAHSYSYDAEGRIAGVDGGAASYSYDGANHRVKKQQGITTTYYIWEGSQVIAEYGNVAAGGGGVSYYLADKLSTRMTTDSNGVMKGTQDHLPFGEDSGTSTGQIEKHRFTSYERDNETGIDYAINRQYSQNTGRFSRPDPVTGSVSTPQSLNRYSYVNNDPINSTDPLGLESVWGLYRGTFLGRGGGSDGADYAFWGERIVDLPGFGTQWGSLSEFFDGQWDTRLQNTYDAIAANRALQEGDWETVWALMASNPSLELVIFQPILLAQNGGWDDTLKNIRRLKNHLWGDNIDSKLTKGSNGELGLEVHASFEQIVKVLKQHYYFGLLANNPFDHPGGMEFRDYSSPGFHFKLAYPKREVIGYSYKTGIPTMFGGNSLMSWITDFHGDRYNPNYSVYHLLRHFGDFLFR; from the coding sequence ATGAGCCTGACCTATGGATATCAGGCAGCAGCGGGAGCATCGGGAGCGGGCACGACGGCGGGCAACAGCGGTCAACTGATGAGCATCACCGGCACGATAAACGGCGCGGGCCGCGGTGAGAGCTACACCTATGACGACTTAGGGAGGCTTGCGAGCGCGAGCGGGTTCTATGCACAACGCAACTATAGCTACGACCGCTGGGGGAATCGGACTGGCGTGAGCGGCGGCTCAACCCAGAACATCGTTCTGCAGCAGCAGCCAGGTGCACCGGCGGGTGTACCGAATAACAGAATCACCAGCGTCAATGGCGTAGGCTACGCGTACGACTCATCGGGAAATCTCAACAGTGATGGCGCGCACAGCTACAGCTACGATGCGGAAGGAAGGATCGCCGGAGTAGACGGCGGAGCGGCAAGCTACTCCTATGACGGTGCAAATCACAGAGTTAAGAAACAGCAAGGAATCACGACAACGTATTACATCTGGGAAGGCAGTCAGGTAATTGCTGAGTACGGCAACGTTGCGGCGGGTGGAGGAGGCGTGAGCTACTACTTGGCCGATAAATTATCAACGAGGATGACCACTGACAGTAACGGCGTTATGAAGGGGACGCAGGATCATCTACCGTTTGGAGAAGACTCTGGCACGTCAACAGGCCAGATAGAGAAGCACCGCTTCACAAGCTATGAAAGAGACAACGAGACGGGCATCGATTACGCGATAAACAGACAATACTCACAGAACACAGGTAGATTCAGTCGCCCGGATCCGGTCACGGGCTCGGTGAGCACTCCGCAAAGTTTGAACCGATACTCATATGTGAACAACGACCCGATAAACTCTACGGATCCGCTAGGATTAGAGTCAGTGTGGGGGCTATACAGGGGAACGTTCCTAGGTAGGGGTGGTGGGTCAGACGGAGCAGACTATGCATTCTGGGGGGAACGGATAGTGGACCTGCCAGGCTTTGGAACACAGTGGGGTAGTCTGAGCGAATTTTTCGATGGGCAATGGGATACAAGGCTGCAGAATACCTACGATGCTATAGCAGCCAACCGCGCACTACAGGAAGGGGATTGGGAAACCGTTTGGGCTCTTATGGCGTCGAATCCGTCCCTTGAACTCGTAATATTTCAACCGATTCTTCTTGCGCAAAATGGAGGGTGGGACGATACCCTGAAGAACATAAGACGCCTCAAAAATCACTTGTGGGGTGACAATATTGATTCAAAACTAACGAAAGGTTCTAATGGGGAGCTCGGGCTTGAGGTTCACGCCAGTTTTGAGCAAATCGTAAAAGTGCTCAAGCAGCATTATTACTTTGGGTTACTTGCGAATAATCCTTTTGATCATCCCGGAGGAATGGAGTTCCGTGACTATAGTTCCCCAGGTTTTCACTTCAAGCTCGCTTACCCCAAGAGAGAAGTAATAGGCTATAGTTACAAAACGGGGATACCCACTATGTTTGGAGGCAATTCACTCATGAGCTGGATTACGGACTTCCACGGGGATCGCTACAATCCAAACTATAGTGTTTATCACCTACTTCGTCACTTCGGGGATTTCCTATTCCGGTGA